Proteins from one Corallococcus exiguus genomic window:
- a CDS encoding sensor histidine kinase, with protein MWLAVLAGLPAVLVTFALLWTGDFTAKVRWTLSVLVVGIHAGSCLALRERVVRPLHTVAGLLAALREGDYSVRGRGGRAGDPLGEVLLEVNALGDTLREQRLGAMEAGALLGQIMEAIDVAVLAFDASGTLKLVNRAGARLVGLPRAQLLGQRAEALGWSDLLEGPAPRRLTRVFAQQDGGPYELWRGTFREGGQPHQLVVLTDLRLALREEEREAWRRLVRVLSHEINNSLTPIQSIADALRDTVAQVPRPADWEEDTRHGLGIIARRAEALSRFMSAHARLARLPPPTLGPVEVEPWVRRVVALEPRRPVAVRPGPVLTVSGDGDQLEQLLINLVRNAVDAVLSEEGVGGVWVSWAVHSPGAVEVWVEDEGPGLSDTANLFVPFFTTKPQGSGIGLALSRQIAEAHGGSLRLENRTDGRGCRARLRLPLDAPRA; from the coding sequence ATGTGGCTCGCGGTCCTCGCGGGGCTGCCCGCGGTCCTCGTGACGTTCGCGCTCCTCTGGACGGGGGACTTCACCGCCAAGGTGCGCTGGACGCTGTCCGTCCTCGTGGTGGGCATCCACGCTGGATCCTGTCTGGCGCTCCGCGAGCGCGTCGTGCGCCCCCTGCACACCGTCGCGGGCCTGTTGGCCGCCCTGCGCGAAGGGGACTACTCCGTGCGCGGCAGGGGCGGACGCGCGGGCGATCCACTCGGTGAGGTGCTCCTGGAGGTCAACGCCCTGGGCGACACCCTGCGCGAACAGCGCCTGGGCGCGATGGAGGCCGGCGCGCTGCTGGGCCAGATCATGGAGGCCATCGACGTCGCGGTGCTCGCCTTCGACGCCTCCGGCACCCTCAAGCTGGTGAACCGCGCGGGCGCCCGGCTCGTGGGTCTGCCGCGCGCGCAGTTGTTGGGCCAGCGCGCCGAAGCACTCGGCTGGAGCGACCTGCTGGAAGGCCCCGCCCCCCGCCGCCTCACGCGCGTCTTCGCGCAGCAGGACGGCGGCCCCTACGAACTGTGGCGAGGCACCTTCCGCGAAGGCGGCCAACCCCACCAACTCGTCGTGCTCACCGACCTGCGTCTGGCATTGCGCGAGGAAGAACGCGAAGCCTGGCGCCGGCTGGTCCGCGTGCTCAGCCACGAGATCAACAACTCCCTCACCCCCATCCAATCCATCGCGGATGCCCTCCGAGACACCGTCGCCCAGGTCCCGCGGCCCGCGGACTGGGAGGAGGACACCCGTCACGGCCTGGGCATCATCGCCCGCCGAGCGGAGGCGCTGTCCCGCTTCATGTCCGCCCACGCGCGGCTCGCGCGCCTGCCTCCACCCACGCTGGGCCCCGTCGAAGTGGAGCCCTGGGTGCGGCGAGTGGTGGCCCTGGAGCCGCGCCGCCCCGTCGCCGTGCGTCCGGGCCCCGTCCTCACCGTGTCCGGAGATGGAGACCAGCTGGAGCAACTGCTCATCAACCTGGTGCGCAACGCCGTGGACGCGGTCCTGTCGGAAGAGGGCGTGGGCGGTGTCTGGGTTTCCTGGGCGGTGCACTCGCCGGGCGCGGTGGAGGTCTGGGTGGAGGATGAGGGCCCCGGCCTCTCGGACACCGCGAACCTCTTCGTGCCCTTCTTCACCACCAAGCCCCAGGGCAGTGGCATCGGCCTGGCGCTCAGCCGGCAGATCGCCGAAGCGCACGGAGGCAGCCTGCGCCTGGAGAACCGCACGGACGGCCGAGGCTGCCGCGCGAGGCTCAGGCTCCCGCTGGACGCTCCGCGCGCGTGA
- a CDS encoding ABC transporter permease, translating to MEHLLGDLRYAWRSLKNAPGFVAVAVLTLALGIGANSAVFSVVKGVLLTPPPFTQPERLVLLAPNFDAFGLKEVSNSIPEYRDLNTHTKAFTSLSAFRPDDMTLTGAESPRRLRVVIATASFLPTLGVSPVLGRGFTQEEETPGQDKVVVLTDAAWRTHFARDPEVLGRELRLDGVPHTVVGVLPPGGVYPEDTEVVLPFAPTPQQQEESRRGNRFLSVMARLKPGVTLDAARADLVRMGNARSADLVDQYKQAGWSMSVKSLEDHVVGGVRETLWLLWGAVGFVLLVACSSVANLLLARAVSRGREVSIRAALGAGRMRLVAQFLTESLVLSLVAGAVGLLLALWGTDALVATVGEGLPRAHGVKLDVASVLFTLAVSVLTGVLFGLVPALQASRVDLHAAMREGARATGSHRTSRLRAALVVAQVSLALVLLVGAGLFVKSFLALQRVDAGFESEGVLTGALALPKVQYPDRPKQAAFLQALLPRLQALPGVESAGLTNVLPLGGAMDNSFDIDGRPRQPGELWKAVEFRALTPGYLHALRVHLRQGRLLEDSDGPDAPWAVVINRSFADLFWPKGDALGQRLKLHGQDMQWTTVVGVVDDLREWGLDVPARPAAYYSLSQLPSVYMGLAVRVKSGDPEALRAQVEAEVRAVDADLPLFDVSSLTRRMDQSTGPRRLSALVMGLFAGVALLLAALGLSGVIAFSVTQRTRELGIRMALGAARGDVLRLVLAQGLRLSLTGVAVGLCLSLGLARLLGSLLYGVSVDDPWTFGGVALLLTGVALGASWLPARRATRVDPIIALRAD from the coding sequence ATGGAACACCTGCTCGGTGACTTGCGCTACGCGTGGCGCTCCCTGAAGAACGCCCCCGGCTTCGTGGCGGTGGCGGTGCTGACGCTGGCCCTGGGCATCGGCGCGAACAGCGCCGTGTTCAGCGTGGTGAAGGGCGTGCTGCTCACTCCGCCGCCGTTCACCCAGCCGGAGCGGCTGGTGTTGCTGGCCCCGAACTTCGACGCCTTCGGCCTCAAAGAGGTGTCGAACTCCATCCCCGAGTATCGAGACCTGAATACGCACACGAAGGCCTTCACGTCGCTGTCGGCCTTCCGGCCCGACGACATGACGCTCACCGGTGCGGAGTCGCCCCGGCGCCTGCGCGTCGTCATCGCCACGGCGTCGTTCCTGCCCACGCTGGGCGTCTCGCCGGTGCTCGGCCGGGGCTTCACGCAAGAAGAGGAGACGCCGGGTCAGGACAAGGTCGTCGTGCTCACGGACGCCGCGTGGCGCACGCACTTCGCGAGGGACCCGGAGGTGCTGGGTCGTGAGCTGCGATTGGACGGCGTGCCGCACACGGTGGTGGGGGTGCTGCCCCCGGGTGGCGTCTACCCGGAGGACACGGAGGTCGTGTTGCCCTTCGCGCCCACGCCGCAGCAGCAGGAGGAGTCCCGGCGCGGCAACCGCTTCCTGAGCGTGATGGCGCGGCTCAAGCCAGGCGTGACGCTGGACGCGGCGCGAGCGGACCTGGTGCGCATGGGCAATGCGCGCTCGGCGGACCTGGTGGACCAGTACAAGCAGGCGGGGTGGTCCATGAGCGTGAAGTCGCTGGAGGACCACGTGGTGGGCGGGGTCCGCGAGACGCTGTGGCTGCTCTGGGGCGCGGTGGGCTTCGTGCTGCTGGTGGCGTGCTCCAGCGTGGCCAACCTGCTGCTCGCGAGGGCGGTGTCGCGAGGCCGCGAGGTGTCCATCCGCGCGGCGCTGGGCGCGGGCCGGATGCGGCTGGTGGCGCAATTCCTCACGGAGAGCCTGGTGCTGTCGCTGGTGGCGGGCGCGGTGGGGCTGCTGCTGGCGCTCTGGGGCACGGATGCGCTGGTGGCCACGGTGGGCGAGGGCCTGCCCCGGGCCCATGGCGTGAAGCTGGACGTGGCCTCCGTGCTCTTCACGTTGGCGGTGTCGGTGCTCACGGGCGTGCTCTTCGGGCTGGTGCCCGCGCTCCAGGCCAGCCGCGTGGACCTGCACGCGGCGATGCGTGAAGGCGCACGCGCAACAGGTAGCCACCGCACGAGCCGGCTGCGCGCCGCGCTGGTGGTGGCGCAGGTGTCGCTCGCGCTGGTGTTGCTGGTGGGCGCGGGCCTGTTCGTGAAGAGCTTCCTCGCGCTCCAGCGCGTGGACGCGGGCTTCGAGTCCGAAGGCGTGCTCACCGGGGCGCTCGCGCTGCCGAAGGTGCAGTACCCGGACCGGCCGAAGCAGGCGGCCTTCCTGCAGGCCCTGTTGCCCCGGCTCCAGGCGCTGCCGGGCGTGGAGTCCGCGGGGCTGACGAACGTGCTCCCGCTGGGGGGCGCCATGGACAACAGCTTCGACATCGACGGGCGTCCGCGTCAGCCGGGCGAGCTGTGGAAGGCGGTGGAGTTCCGCGCCCTCACCCCCGGCTACCTGCACGCGTTGCGCGTCCACCTGCGGCAGGGGCGGTTGCTGGAGGACTCGGATGGGCCGGACGCGCCCTGGGCGGTGGTCATCAACCGCTCCTTCGCGGACCTCTTCTGGCCGAAGGGCGACGCGCTGGGGCAGCGGTTGAAGTTGCACGGCCAGGACATGCAGTGGACCACGGTGGTGGGCGTCGTGGACGACCTGCGCGAGTGGGGCCTGGACGTGCCGGCGCGCCCGGCGGCGTACTACTCGCTGTCGCAGCTGCCGTCCGTGTACATGGGCCTGGCGGTGCGCGTGAAGTCCGGGGACCCGGAGGCCTTGCGCGCCCAGGTGGAGGCGGAGGTGCGCGCGGTGGACGCGGACCTGCCGCTGTTCGACGTGTCCTCTCTCACGCGGCGGATGGACCAGTCCACGGGCCCCCGGCGGTTGTCCGCGCTGGTGATGGGCCTGTTCGCGGGCGTCGCGCTGCTGCTCGCGGCGCTGGGGCTGTCGGGCGTCATCGCCTTCTCGGTGACGCAGCGCACGCGGGAGCTGGGCATCCGCATGGCATTGGGCGCGGCGCGAGGCGACGTGCTGCGGCTGGTGCTGGCCCAGGGCCTGCGGCTGTCGCTCACGGGCGTGGCGGTGGGGCTGTGCCTGTCCTTGGGACTGGCGCGGCTGTTGGGGTCGCTGCTGTATGGCGTGTCGGTGGACGACCCGTGGACGTTCGGCGGGGTCGCGCTGCTGCTGACGGGGGTGGCGCTGGGGGCGTCGTGGCTGCCTGCTCGACGGGCGACGCGCGTGGACCCCATCATCGCGCTCCGGGCCGACTGA
- a CDS encoding ABC transporter ATP-binding protein translates to MTTMTNDRDAKSVAPGAVPGKALLQLDGLTKVFETEEVETHALSNIQLTIRQNEWVAIVGPSGSGKSTLLAVLGLLDTATRGSYLLDGRSVLELSPTDRAKVRNQHIGFIFQSFNLIGDLTVFENVELPLTYRGLPAQDRKQRVERALERVGMAHRARHLPGQLSGGQQQRVAVARAVAGDPLILLADEPTGNLDSKNGEAVMQLLSDLHKAGSTICMVTHDPAHARIATRTVSLFDGRVVQDEQLR, encoded by the coding sequence ATGACGACGATGACGAACGACCGCGATGCGAAGTCCGTGGCCCCGGGCGCGGTGCCGGGCAAAGCGCTGCTCCAACTCGATGGGCTCACCAAGGTGTTCGAGACGGAGGAGGTGGAGACGCACGCCCTCTCCAACATCCAGCTCACCATCCGTCAGAACGAATGGGTGGCCATTGTCGGCCCGTCTGGCTCCGGCAAGTCCACGCTGCTCGCGGTGCTGGGGCTGCTCGACACCGCCACACGCGGCAGCTACCTGCTGGATGGCCGGAGCGTGCTGGAGCTGTCGCCCACGGACCGGGCGAAGGTGCGCAACCAGCACATCGGCTTCATCTTCCAGAGCTTCAACCTCATCGGCGACCTGACCGTCTTCGAGAACGTGGAGCTGCCGCTCACCTACCGGGGACTGCCCGCGCAGGACCGCAAGCAGCGCGTGGAGCGGGCCCTGGAGCGCGTGGGCATGGCGCACCGGGCGCGGCACCTGCCGGGGCAGCTGTCCGGCGGTCAGCAGCAGCGCGTGGCGGTGGCGCGCGCCGTGGCGGGAGACCCCCTCATCCTCCTGGCGGACGAGCCCACCGGTAACCTGGACTCGAAGAACGGCGAGGCGGTGATGCAGCTGTTGTCCGACCTGCACAAGGCGGGCTCCACCATCTGCATGGTGACGCACGACCCGGCGCACGCGCGCATCGCCACGCGCACGGTGAGCCTGTTCGACGGCCGCGTGGTGCAGGACGAGCAGCTTCGCTGA
- a CDS encoding sigma-54-dependent transcriptional regulator: MSEPTAASPRTTRILVADDQPDVLEALRLLLKRDGYTVVSAQSPAGVKATLDAEDVELVLMDLNYARDTTSGREGLDLLGELRVRDALLPVVVMTAWGSVEGAVEAMRLGARDYVQKPWDNTRLLATLRTQLELSRALKRGRRLEEENQHLRREQGGRSPLVGESRAMLPVRRLIERVAPSSAPVLVTGEHGTGKEVVARLLHAASTRADRPFVAVNSGGLSEGVFESELFGHVKGAFTDAKADRIGCFELADGGTLFLDEIGNMPLTQQAKLLRVLQTGELHPVGSSRTRRVDVRVVSATNVDLGRAAAEGRFREDLLYRLNTVEVQLPPLRERREDIPLLATHFLAAQGQRYGRPNIHLAPGALEALIAYPWPGNVRELEHAVERALLMAVGDRVEAEDLLLKRMGPPGGGSTRLEEMTLEEVERYLIERALGRHDGNVSEAAKALGLSRSALYRRLQYYGIKGAR; this comes from the coding sequence GTGTCCGAACCCACCGCTGCCTCTCCGCGTACCACCCGCATCCTCGTGGCCGACGACCAGCCGGACGTGCTGGAGGCGTTGCGGCTGTTGCTCAAGCGCGACGGCTACACGGTGGTGAGCGCGCAGTCCCCCGCGGGCGTGAAGGCCACGCTGGACGCGGAGGACGTTGAGCTGGTGTTGATGGACCTCAACTACGCACGCGACACCACGTCCGGGCGCGAGGGCCTGGACCTGCTGGGCGAGCTGCGCGTGAGGGACGCGCTGCTGCCCGTGGTGGTGATGACGGCGTGGGGCAGCGTGGAGGGCGCGGTGGAGGCGATGCGCCTGGGCGCGCGCGACTACGTGCAGAAGCCCTGGGACAACACGCGCCTGCTGGCCACGCTGCGCACGCAGCTGGAGCTGTCCCGGGCGTTGAAGCGCGGCCGGCGGCTGGAGGAGGAGAACCAGCACCTGCGCCGCGAGCAGGGCGGACGCTCACCGTTGGTAGGCGAGTCGCGGGCGATGCTGCCGGTGCGCAGGCTCATCGAGCGGGTGGCGCCGTCGTCCGCGCCGGTGCTGGTGACAGGGGAGCACGGCACGGGCAAGGAGGTGGTGGCGCGGCTCCTCCACGCGGCGAGCACGCGCGCGGACCGGCCCTTCGTCGCGGTGAACTCCGGCGGCCTGTCCGAGGGCGTCTTCGAGAGCGAGCTCTTCGGTCACGTGAAGGGAGCCTTCACGGATGCGAAGGCGGACCGCATCGGCTGCTTCGAACTGGCGGACGGCGGCACGCTCTTCCTGGATGAGATTGGGAACATGCCGCTCACGCAGCAGGCGAAGTTGCTGCGGGTGCTCCAGACGGGGGAGTTGCACCCGGTGGGCTCGTCACGGACGCGGCGCGTGGACGTGCGAGTGGTGAGCGCGACGAACGTGGACCTGGGCCGGGCGGCGGCGGAGGGCCGCTTCCGCGAGGACCTGCTCTACCGGCTCAACACGGTGGAGGTGCAGCTGCCGCCGCTGCGGGAGCGGCGCGAGGACATCCCGTTGCTCGCGACGCACTTCCTGGCGGCGCAGGGACAGCGCTACGGCCGTCCCAACATCCACCTGGCACCGGGAGCACTGGAAGCGCTCATCGCGTATCCGTGGCCGGGCAACGTGCGCGAACTGGAGCACGCGGTGGAGCGCGCGCTGCTGATGGCGGTGGGGGACCGCGTGGAGGCGGAGGACCTGCTGCTCAAGCGGATGGGCCCGCCGGGGGGAGGGAGCACGCGCCTGGAGGAGATGACGCTGGAGGAGGTGGAGCGCTACCTCATCGAGCGCGCCCTCGGCCGGCATGACGGCAACGTGAGCGAAGCAGCGAAGGCGCTGGGCCTGTCGCGCAGCGCGCTCTACCGGCGGCTCCAGTACTACGGCATCAAGGGCGCAAGGTGA
- a CDS encoding HlyD family secretion protein produces MDIPKARAPRRKPYLLAALGLAALVAVTVGLSRLRPAAPTVDKASVWLDTVKRGPLVRQVKGTGSLVPESIRWLTADTAGRVERIHVKPGATVTAGTLLMELSNPDVQLQALEAERQLASAEGDYLELRELLQTQRLSQQAAVAALTAESADATRRAQANATLFQKAFVGDLETRQAQEKAQEAGQRLELERQRLDVMSQSLRQRLASQQEQVERLKAVARFRRQQVESMKVLAGEDGVLQELPLELGQWVTPGVLLAKVVKPERLKAELRIAETQARDILPGLKAQVDTRNGVVEGTVARVAPAASQGTVRVEVSLPDALPKGARPDLTVEGTVELERLDDVLSVGRPAGAQSESTLALFRLLPGGDEAVRIPVKLGRGSVNAVEVVQGLSEGDQVVLSDMTAWDAVERVRLR; encoded by the coding sequence GTGGACATCCCGAAGGCCCGAGCACCCCGCCGCAAACCCTACCTCCTGGCCGCCCTGGGGCTCGCCGCGCTCGTGGCGGTGACGGTGGGGCTGTCCCGGCTGCGCCCCGCCGCGCCCACCGTGGACAAGGCCTCGGTGTGGCTGGACACGGTGAAGCGCGGCCCGCTGGTGCGCCAGGTGAAGGGCACCGGCTCGCTGGTGCCTGAATCCATCCGCTGGCTCACCGCCGACACCGCCGGCCGCGTGGAGCGCATCCACGTGAAGCCCGGCGCCACCGTCACCGCGGGCACGCTCCTCATGGAGCTGTCCAACCCGGACGTGCAGCTCCAGGCCCTGGAGGCCGAACGCCAGCTCGCGAGCGCCGAGGGCGACTACCTGGAGCTGCGCGAGCTGCTCCAGACGCAGCGGCTGTCCCAGCAGGCCGCCGTGGCCGCCCTCACCGCCGAGTCCGCTGACGCCACCCGCCGCGCCCAGGCCAACGCGACGCTCTTCCAGAAGGCCTTCGTCGGAGACCTGGAGACGCGCCAGGCGCAGGAGAAGGCGCAGGAGGCGGGCCAGCGTCTGGAGTTGGAGCGCCAGCGCCTGGACGTCATGTCCCAGAGCCTGCGCCAGCGTCTGGCTTCACAGCAGGAGCAGGTGGAGCGGCTGAAGGCCGTGGCGCGCTTCCGCCGTCAGCAGGTGGAGTCCATGAAGGTGCTCGCGGGCGAGGACGGCGTGCTCCAGGAGCTGCCGCTGGAACTGGGCCAGTGGGTGACGCCCGGCGTGCTCCTGGCCAAGGTGGTGAAGCCGGAGCGGCTCAAGGCGGAGCTGAGAATCGCGGAGACGCAGGCGCGCGACATCCTCCCGGGCCTGAAGGCGCAGGTGGACACGCGCAACGGCGTGGTGGAGGGCACCGTGGCGCGCGTGGCCCCCGCGGCCAGCCAGGGCACGGTGCGCGTGGAGGTGTCGCTGCCGGACGCGCTGCCCAAAGGCGCCCGTCCGGACCTCACCGTGGAGGGCACCGTGGAGCTGGAGCGGCTGGACGACGTGCTGTCCGTGGGCCGTCCGGCGGGAGCCCAGTCGGAGAGCACGCTGGCGCTCTTCCGGCTGCTGCCCGGAGGCGACGAGGCGGTGCGCATCCCCGTGAAGCTGGGCCGCGGCTCGGTGAACGCGGTGGAGGTCGTGCAGGGACTTTCAGAAGGCGATCAGGTGGTGCTGTCGGACATGACCGCGTGGGATGCGGTGGAGCGCGTGAGGCTGCGATGA